Within Roseisolibacter agri, the genomic segment GCGCTCGGCGGCACGACCGCCAGCATCACGCGCGCGACGACGGTGCCCGTCAGCAGCCAGCCGAGCCAGTTCGAGAGCGGCATGCCGTAGAACAGGTCGCTCACGAACACGCGCTGCAGCGTCGTCTGCTGCGCCTCGGGCGCGAGGTGCCAGAGCCAGTGCGCCGTGCGCACCATCGCGGGATCCATCGACACGTCCCACGCGGTCAGCACGAGCCCCGCGACGGCTGCCCACCGTGCCTTGCTCCATCCATCATCCGCGACGCGCAGGATGCGCCCGCAGATCGCGAGCGAGCAGTAGAGCATGAAGAACCACGACGTCGGGATGTTGAACGGCACCAGCCCGGCGACCTTCCAGCCCAGCAGCCCGCTGTACGCGTACGGTCCGAACGGGTAGCCCGTGGCGGTCCCCGACAGCTCCGATGCGAGCGAGATCGAGAAGCCGAGCACGAAGATCAGCAGCGCGCGCCGCGCGCCGAGCTTCCCGGCGGCGTGCAGCAGCCCCGCCAGCGCGCCGAGCACCACCG encodes:
- a CDS encoding carotenoid biosynthesis protein gives rise to the protein MSTTHTSSPALVRAAGICLAAHAALSVFSAVAFATFLSGPPPAWLQEPANQQALRIGWTFGPATTVVLGALAGLLHAAGKLGARRALLIFVLGFSISLASELSGTATGYPFGPYAYSGLLGWKVAGLVPFNIPTSWFFMLYCSLAICGRILRVADDGWSKARWAAVAGLVLTAWDVSMDPAMVRTAHWLWHLAPEAQQTTLQRVFVSDLFYGMPLSNWLGWLLTGTVVARVMLAVVPPSAWARLVAPSRFPLALYAVNGVLPLTICARYGMWWAVILGFVAMALPLALALRAPSTLGAPRSALTLPDDGASAERRAPSVVGIPS